The Akkermansia sp. RCC_12PD genome contains the following window.
CTAGACTGCGCCATGCCCATCAGGCCTTCAAGCAAAAACGCATTTTGAAAGCAGCCGCCTCCCAGCACCAGCCTGTCCTGGGAAAAACGCTCCGCCACATCAAACACCAGGTTCACGAGGCTTTCATGAAACTTCCGGGCCATCCGGCAACGGGAAACACCGGCCAGCAAATCATCATTCAACGCTTTCAGAACGGGTCTCCAGTCCAGCTCCAGCAGGCTGCCTTCTTCATGCATCACCCATTCGTACGAATCGCCCTCCGGGCCGTCTTCGGGAAGGGAGGCTGCCCAAGACTCCAGCACCATGGCGGCATGGCCTTCGCACCCCGCCGCACCGTCAAAACCGCACCAGAACGCCACCGCATCAAACAGCCTCCCCATGGAAGACGTTGCCGGGCAATGAACATGCCGCTCCATCATCGTTTCCAGAGCCTGCCGCTTCCGGGGAGGAATTCCGTGCTCCAGGCGCCGGAACAGTCCATCCGTCCCCCACTCAGCCATTTGCCGGGCCAGGGCGCAGGCGCAGCGGGCTGGCTCCTTCACCGCTTCATCCCCGCCGGGCAGCAGGAACGGCCTGATCCGCGCCACCCGTTTGGGAGCACCCTGCTCCTCCATGATAAAAAACTCACCACCCCACACCGTTCCATCCGTGCCGAACCCCGTTCCGTCCCAGGCTACGCCCAGGGCGGGGAAAGGAGTTCCATTCTCTGCGGCGCAGGCAAGCACATGCGCCTGATGATGCTGTACGGGAAAAACGGAAACGCCCCATTCCCTGGCCAAACGCCGGGCGAGCGCTGCCGTCGGATTGTCCGGATGGGCGTCCACGGCAATCACATCCGGCACGGCCTTCAAGGTACTCCCCAGAACTTCCACCGTCCGCTCAAAAGCGCGCAGGGCGGCGGCGCTGTCCAAATCCCCCAGATGCTGGCTCATCACGGCCACGCCATCCTTCAGCCAGCAAACGGTATTCTTCAACCCGGAGCCGAGAGCCAGCACCTTAGGCGCCTCCGGCGCGGTGCGCCATACAGGCCGGGGCGCATAACCGCGGGCCCGGCGCACCATCATGGTTCTGCCGCCCGCCACGCGCACCACGGAATCATCCACCGGACGCACGATCGGCCGGTCGTGCACGAAAAACACGTCCGCCGCATTCTCCAGCTTCTGCAACGCCTCTTCCACGGAAATACACAAAGGCTCCCCGCTCAAATTGCCGCTGGTCACCACGAGAGGCTTTCTCCACATATCCATCAGCAGCGCATGCACCGGGGAAGACGGCAGCATAATCCCGGCAAAACGGCTGAACATGCATACGGAAGGCGCCAAATCCACATTCTTCCTCTTGACCGCCAGTACGATGGGAGCCTCGGGAGACGCCAGCAGCCGCTTCTCATCCTCCGTCAAATGGCACAGAGCCTCTGCCGCAGCCATATCCGGCACCATCACGGCAAACGGCTTGGCATCCCTCCCCTTCAGCTTCCTCAGCCGTCTGACGGCTCCTTCGGACGCGGCATCTGCCAGCAACTGGAAACCGCCCACCCCCATGAGGGCCACAATCAGGCCGTCCGCCAGCACCCATGCCACCTGAGCCGCAGGGGTATCAAAACCGTGGCCGAAGCCCAGCTCGGAACCATCTGAAAACAACACCTTCATGGAAGGCCCGCATTCCGGGCAGGCGATGGGCTGGGCATGGAAACGCCGATCCCCCACGTCCTGGTACTCCTTCATGCATTCCGGACACATCCGGAACCCCTTCATGCTGGTTCCGGAGCGGTCGTACGGCATGGACTCGATAATGGAATAACGGGGACCGCAATGGGTACAGTTGGTAAAAGGATAATGATAGCGCCGGGAAGACGGATCGCGCATCTCCCGGAGGCACTCCGGGCACGGAGCCAGGTCCGGCAGCATGATCGGCACGCCGCCGGAAGCGGGATCGCTCTCCAAAATCAGGAACTCTTCATACCCGGCAGGCTCGCAAACGGTCTGTTCCGTTCCGTAAACGCGGGCATGTTCCGGCAGGCTTTCCATCAATTCCGCAAAAAAACGTTCGGCATCCCCCGCATCTCCCTCCACGCGGATCTCCACGCCGGACTCCGTATTGCGCACGAAGCCTTTCAGGCCGAAACGCGAGGCCAGCCGATACACGTGGGGCCGGAAGCCGACCCCCTGAACCATGCCGGTAATGTCGATCTTCAAGGCTGAAACAGCCTGTTCAATGGTGATGGTGGACATGCTCCTGAACTCTTCCTGAACGAATGCGGCGCACCCGTTCCTCAATCTCCCCGCACCAAATATCCATTCCTTCCCCTGTCTTGGAAGACAACTCAACCACGCGCGCGTGATGAGCCACCTTGTTCAGAGCCGCCAGCGCGGCATCCCGGTCAAAATCTACGGCATCCGCCAGATCCGACTTGGTCACCAGGGCCACGTCTGCGGAATGGAACATGGGGGGATACTTCAAAGGCTTGTCTTCCCCTTCCGTGACGGAAAGCAGGACCACGCGCATTCCTTCCCCCAAATCATAGGAAGCGGGACACACCAGGTTCCCCACATTCTCAATCACCAGCACATCCAGGTCATCCAGCGGCATCCGCTTCATCGCCTCCGCAATCATGCGGGCATCCAAATGGCACATCGTGCCGGTGGTAATCTGCACTACGGGAATATCCGCACGGCTCAGGCGTTCGGCGTCATGATCCGTAGCCAGGTCTCCAACAATCACCCCCATTCTGACACGGTTCCTCAACATCTCCGCCGTCTTTTGCAGCAAGGATGTCTTGCCGGAGCCGGGAGAGGAAAATACATTGATGACCAGCAGCTTCTTTGCTTCAAAAAAACCTCTGTTGCGTTCCGCCAAACGGTCATTGGCATCCAGCACGGGAACATGGACGTCCATGCCGTGGGCGTGTCCTTCATGGGTGTGTTCACCTCCGCATCCGCAATCTTTACACATAATCAATACTGATATTTGATTCAGAAAAAGTGAATCTTTCTCACTTATCCTATGTCATACCGTCTCCCGGTCAAATAAAAACGCCGCGTTTTCCAATAAACAAAAGGGCCTTATTGGGAATTTCCCACTCCGGAATATCTCTGCCGGGGAAGGGCCAGCCGCATGTACACCAGATCGACGGCCTGGGCAAGGCGCTCCGTCATATACCCGCCTTCCTCCAGCTCCTTCACGGCGGCGTCAAGCCTTCCGGCCGCCATTCTTATCTCATGTGCCCACGGTATCCCTATATCTTCCTGCATAACCATATCTTTTGCCAATACAGCCAAATTCTGAATATCCCATAAGGAAAAATCCTTTTTCCACAATTCTTTCACAGCCTCCTGGTCTCCTTCCCCTGCCCCGGCCTTCTTTAGAATAGACCTAACCTCCTCCACATGCCTGGAAACGCTCACGGCCAAATACTCATACAGACAGGGGGGCAGGAGGGAAAAGGCACCCTTCCGGCCATTCTCATGAAAAACGGTCTTTCCCCAAAAACATCTTTCCATGGCCTGATATATATCCATGATTCCGTTGCAAATCACATCATCCATCAATCCGTCGCGGAAAAAGCTGTCCACAGCTTCATCCAGAATTCCTCTCTGGACACATGCAAGCTCCTTTGCTTCCAACGCTTCCCGGGAACGCAATAATTCGGGAGAATAACTCGTCCTGCCTGTAATGATCATGACATTCCAGGCATCCACTGTAAGGGCTCTTACAGTATCTTCGTCAGACTTCTTCTGTACATCGGGACCCAGACGCTGCCTTTCTCTCACACTTTTCAATAAACGAATTATCTTCTCGGCAATCTTGTTGCCCTCCTTCAAATCATACTGTAAATCCTTCAAAGGATCGGGCCCCATCTCCCTGCCCAAAGCAGTCTCAGGCATGCAGGCGGCAACCAGAATACAGGCAATGGGAAAAACACGCACCATCATTGGAATAAGGCAATTATTTCCAAAGAATAATCTTATTGCCTTGAAACACAATTCAAATTCTCGCTGTTCCCCTTCTGCATCAGCATCTTTCTTCATCACCCGCTCCGGCCATGGCCGCTCATGTCTTTTCCTTTGAAATTCCTTCATCGTAAGTATGTGGGCTTGCCAAGGCATTAAAATCCTGTAAACTATTTCGTCCTCAGTTAACATTCCTTTACTCAGGTTATGCCAGACGCTCGCTTTCAACCACTTCCCGGATTCCGCGACTTCTCCCCGGCGGACTGCGCCGTGCGCAACTACCTCTTTGACGTGTGGAAAAGAGTGGCGCACCGCTACGGATTCCTGGAATGGGAAGGCCCCACGGTGGAAGCCACGGAACTGTACCTGAAAAAAAGCGGAGGCGAACTGCCCACCCAGCTCTTCCGCTTCATGGACCAGGGGGAACGGGACATCACCATCCGCCCGGAACTGACGGCTTCCCTGGGACGCATCGCCGCCGCGTACCAGCGGGAATACACCAAGCCGCTCAAGTGGTTTGAAATTGGCTCCTGCTTCCGTTACGAAAAACCGCAAAAAGGACGCCTGCGCGAATTCTACCAGTTCAACGCGGACATTCTGGGGGAAAGCTCCGCCTGGGCGGACTCCGAACTCATTGCCCTGGCTATCGACTGCATGAGGGAACTGGGCTTCACGCAGAATGACTTCATCGTCCGCGTCTCCGACCGTGAAGCTTGGATCAGGTTCGCTGCGGAACACGGTGTACAGGAACAGGACATCCCCCTTTTCCTTGGTATCGTAGACAAATTCGAACGCGACCGTCCGGAAGAATGCCAGCGCAAGCTGGATGCCTTCGGCATCAGCCGCAACAACCTCGTGGACTTCATTGAAAACCCGCCTGCCGGAGCTTCCGAACGCTACGAAACCCTGCTGAAGGACCTGACGGCTCGCGGCCTGGAAACCTATGTCAAGCTGGACCTCTCCGTAGTCCGCGGCCTGGCGTACTACACCGGCCTGGTCTTTGAAATCTTTGACACGCAAAGAAGCCTGCGCGCCGTAGCCGGCGGAGGTCGGTACGACACCCTCGTGGCCGCCCTCTCCGGCAATGCGGTGGACATGCCCGCAACAGGCTTCGCCATGGGAGACGCCGTCATCGGCCATCTCATCGACCAGACGCCTCGTGCCAGGGCATTGAAAGAAGCGGCGCTGGCGGCCGCGGGATGTGACGTCTTCATCATACAAGCGTCCGAAAACCGCCGTGCAGAAGTACTCTCCATCGCCTCGGCCCTCCGTGACCAGGGCTACAGCGTGGACATCCCCCTGACCTTCACCAAATTCAACGGACAGATGCAGAAAGCCGTCAAATCCGGGGCACGTCTTGCCCTGGTGGTCGGCGATGAATTCCCCACCCTGGAACTGCGCGACCTGACGGCACGCACCTCCGCCCAAATAGCCATGGAAGACCTGTTCGACTCCATTGCAACCGTGGCGAACCGTGCCTGATCCAGCATTTCACCACCATCCATTTCAAACAAAGATGAACTCATACCGCACTCATACCTGCAGCGAATTGCGCGCTGCGGACATTGGCAAGCCGACCACCCTCATCGGCTGGGTAGACTCCGTCCGCGACCACGGCGGCGTCATATTTATCGACTTGCGCGACCGCACCGGCATCACCCAGGCAGTCTTCCATCCGGAAGTCAGCCAGGACGTGGCCAGGGCATCCCAGCAGCTCCGCTCCGAGGACAT
Protein-coding sequences here:
- the hypF gene encoding carbamoyltransferase HypF codes for the protein MSTITIEQAVSALKIDITGMVQGVGFRPHVYRLASRFGLKGFVRNTESGVEIRVEGDAGDAERFFAELMESLPEHARVYGTEQTVCEPAGYEEFLILESDPASGGVPIMLPDLAPCPECLREMRDPSSRRYHYPFTNCTHCGPRYSIIESMPYDRSGTSMKGFRMCPECMKEYQDVGDRRFHAQPIACPECGPSMKVLFSDGSELGFGHGFDTPAAQVAWVLADGLIVALMGVGGFQLLADAASEGAVRRLRKLKGRDAKPFAVMVPDMAAAEALCHLTEDEKRLLASPEAPIVLAVKRKNVDLAPSVCMFSRFAGIMLPSSPVHALLMDMWRKPLVVTSGNLSGEPLCISVEEALQKLENAADVFFVHDRPIVRPVDDSVVRVAGGRTMMVRRARGYAPRPVWRTAPEAPKVLALGSGLKNTVCWLKDGVAVMSQHLGDLDSAAALRAFERTVEVLGSTLKAVPDVIAVDAHPDNPTAALARRLAREWGVSVFPVQHHQAHVLACAAENGTPFPALGVAWDGTGFGTDGTVWGGEFFIMEEQGAPKRVARIRPFLLPGGDEAVKEPARCACALARQMAEWGTDGLFRRLEHGIPPRKRQALETMMERHVHCPATSSMGRLFDAVAFWCGFDGAAGCEGHAAMVLESWAASLPEDGPEGDSYEWVMHEEGSLLELDWRPVLKALNDDLLAGVSRCRMARKFHESLVNLVFDVAERFSQDRLVLGGGCFQNAFLLEGLMGMAQSRACVLSLPQRVPCNDGGISLGQAAAAVRQWKG
- the hypB gene encoding hydrogenase nickel incorporation protein HypB, with product MDVHVPVLDANDRLAERNRGFFEAKKLLVINVFSSPGSGKTSLLQKTAEMLRNRVRMGVIVGDLATDHDAERLSRADIPVVQITTGTMCHLDARMIAEAMKRMPLDDLDVLVIENVGNLVCPASYDLGEGMRVVLLSVTEGEDKPLKYPPMFHSADVALVTKSDLADAVDFDRDAALAALNKVAHHARVVELSSKTGEGMDIWCGEIEERVRRIRSGRVQEHVHHHH
- the hisS gene encoding histidine--tRNA ligase; the protein is MPDARFQPLPGFRDFSPADCAVRNYLFDVWKRVAHRYGFLEWEGPTVEATELYLKKSGGELPTQLFRFMDQGERDITIRPELTASLGRIAAAYQREYTKPLKWFEIGSCFRYEKPQKGRLREFYQFNADILGESSAWADSELIALAIDCMRELGFTQNDFIVRVSDREAWIRFAAEHGVQEQDIPLFLGIVDKFERDRPEECQRKLDAFGISRNNLVDFIENPPAGASERYETLLKDLTARGLETYVKLDLSVVRGLAYYTGLVFEIFDTQRSLRAVAGGGRYDTLVAALSGNAVDMPATGFAMGDAVIGHLIDQTPRARALKEAALAAAGCDVFIIQASENRRAEVLSIASALRDQGYSVDIPLTFTKFNGQMQKAVKSGARLALVVGDEFPTLELRDLTARTSAQIAMEDLFDSIATVANRA